The following coding sequences lie in one Candidatus Palauibacter soopunensis genomic window:
- a CDS encoding M1 family metallopeptidase encodes MKYALSLLLVSSIALGSSHDGFRQIPEPGGIGPEPSGEPASGRAAMDTYPKNPAIDALNYAFALTLSDETDMISGEATIDLRFLEAGIDEVRLDLIEQNADGTGMRVQTVAGADGALEFEHRGDALFVALASPAEAGERRQVTVVYEGVPATGLIIGPNKHGDRTFFSDNWPNKARNWLPTIDHPYDKATNELIVTAPAHYQVISNGLLIEETDLLDGTRRSHWRQSVPIATWLYALGAARFAVQTVDYYNGVPIQTWVYAQDRDAGFHDFAVPTKQAMEFYGDMVGPYSYEKLANVQSNSVGGGMEAATAIFYGDASVTGERDVRWRNVIIHEVAHQWFGNAVTEYDWDDVWLSEGFATYFTLLFIEHQYGRDEFIERLKVSRDRIRDFMAENQSEQN; translated from the coding sequence ATGAAATACGCCCTGTCGCTCCTGCTGGTCTCATCGATCGCGTTGGGTTCGTCCCACGACGGGTTTCGCCAGATTCCGGAACCGGGCGGGATCGGGCCGGAGCCGTCTGGGGAGCCAGCTTCGGGACGGGCGGCGATGGACACGTATCCGAAGAACCCGGCGATCGATGCGCTCAACTACGCGTTCGCGCTCACGTTGAGCGACGAGACGGACATGATCTCGGGCGAGGCGACGATCGATCTCCGCTTCCTCGAGGCGGGTATCGATGAGGTGCGGCTGGATCTGATCGAGCAGAATGCCGACGGGACCGGCATGCGCGTACAGACCGTAGCGGGAGCGGACGGGGCGCTGGAGTTCGAGCACCGGGGCGACGCGCTTTTCGTCGCGCTCGCGAGTCCCGCGGAGGCCGGCGAGCGCCGGCAGGTCACGGTCGTGTACGAGGGCGTTCCCGCCACCGGCCTCATCATCGGGCCCAACAAGCACGGAGACCGGACCTTCTTCAGCGACAACTGGCCCAACAAGGCGCGGAACTGGCTGCCGACGATCGATCACCCGTACGACAAGGCCACGAACGAACTCATCGTCACGGCGCCGGCCCACTACCAGGTCATCTCCAACGGACTGCTCATCGAGGAGACCGATCTCCTGGACGGCACGCGCCGCTCACACTGGAGGCAGTCCGTCCCGATCGCGACCTGGCTGTACGCGCTCGGGGCGGCCCGCTTCGCCGTGCAGACCGTGGACTACTACAACGGCGTGCCGATCCAGACATGGGTGTACGCCCAGGATCGCGACGCCGGCTTCCACGATTTCGCCGTGCCGACGAAGCAGGCGATGGAATTCTACGGCGACATGGTCGGCCCCTACTCGTACGAGAAGCTGGCGAATGTGCAGTCGAACAGCGTCGGAGGCGGGATGGAGGCGGCCACGGCCATCTTCTACGGCGACGCCTCGGTCACGGGCGAGCGGGACGTGCGCTGGCGGAACGTGATCATCCATGAGGTCGCGCATCAGTGGTTCGGGAACGCCGTCACCGAATACGACTGGGACGACGTCTGGCTGAGCGAGGGTTTCGCCACGTACTTCACGCTGCTCTTCATCGAACATCAGTACGGGCGCGACGAGTTCATCGAGCGGTTGAAAGTGAGCCGCGACCGGATCCGGGACTTCATGGCGGAGAACCAGTCCGAGCAGAATA
- a CDS encoding HNH endonuclease has product MPYDRLGTAAEFDQLYDQRVRTAAFGWLSSQRAVHGDVLPRRPLLEEGFEFRGHQIHLVGPQGIFKPRTMAVPLSITTTPSGPYNDAFGPGHVLRYRYRGNDPDHHENVGLRTAMTYHLPLVYFHGLLPGRYFAVWPVYVVGDSPASLTFSIEVDAEGMRLASASTRVWESADMRRETALRREYVTVETRRRLHQQAFRERVLKAYRRQCALCRLRHEELLDAAHIIPDTEPEGEPEVRNGLALCRLHHAAFDRFFLGISPDYTIQVRPAILAEKDGPTLRHAIQGLHGRRILLPRSRSDRPSPSSLSFRYDRFLEQAAAL; this is encoded by the coding sequence ATGCCCTACGACCGCCTTGGGACTGCAGCGGAATTTGATCAGTTGTACGACCAGCGGGTCAGGACGGCGGCCTTTGGGTGGCTTAGCAGTCAGCGCGCTGTTCACGGCGACGTGCTTCCGCGGCGCCCTCTCCTCGAGGAGGGTTTCGAGTTCCGGGGACATCAAATCCACCTTGTCGGCCCACAGGGGATCTTCAAGCCGCGAACGATGGCAGTCCCGTTGTCCATTACAACGACTCCGTCGGGACCCTACAACGATGCGTTCGGGCCCGGTCACGTCCTTCGCTACCGCTATCGCGGCAACGACCCCGACCACCACGAAAACGTGGGCCTTCGCACAGCGATGACCTACCACCTTCCGTTGGTCTATTTTCACGGCCTTCTCCCCGGCAGGTACTTCGCCGTATGGCCGGTGTACGTGGTTGGAGATTCCCCGGCGTCGCTGACTTTCTCCATCGAGGTCGATGCCGAGGGGATGCGTCTTGCCTCGGCCTCAACGCGGGTATGGGAGAGCGCGGACATGCGTCGAGAGACGGCACTGCGCCGTGAGTATGTGACGGTCGAGACTCGCCGGAGACTGCACCAGCAGGCGTTCCGCGAGCGGGTTCTCAAGGCGTACAGACGTCAGTGCGCACTCTGCCGTCTCCGCCACGAGGAGCTACTCGACGCCGCCCACATCATTCCCGATACCGAGCCGGAGGGAGAGCCCGAAGTAAGAAACGGTCTAGCGCTTTGCCGACTGCACCACGCGGCCTTCGACCGGTTCTTCCTCGGCATAAGTCCTGACTACACCATCCAGGTCCGCCCAGCGATCCTGGCGGAAAAGGACGGCCCCACTCTCCGACACGCCATTCAGGGTCTCCATGGCCGGCGCATCCTTCTTCCTCGAAGTCGCTCCGACCGTCCCTCGCCCTCGTCGCTTTCCTTCAGATACGACCGCTTCCTGGAGCAGGCGGCCGCCCTCTGA